The stretch of DNA GCCGAACGAGCGAGAGGTTCGACAGCGCCGGCGGGGCGGTGTCCTCGACCACGATCGGAAAGCGATGCACCCGTTCGTGTCCGACTCGGTCGTAGTACCGAGCGGTGATGTTGTTTCGGCCGACGCCGAGGAAGATCGGTTGCTCGAAGGAGTCGTTGAGGTCGAACGCGTTGTAGATGGCCGTGTCGGTCCGGGAGACGCCGCCGGTGTCGTAGGTCGTCGTCCGGTTGATTCGGAGGTGAGCGACGCCGCTCACGTCGGTGAAGTTGCCCTCGAGGACGATCAACGAGCGGTTCACGGTCACCGACTCCGGCGGTGGCGCGTACTGGTCGGTTTCGAACGGCGCCGTGTAGCGGACGTACGGTCGCTCGCCGTCCTTGATCACGGTCACCTCGTGGGTCGTGACGTCGTCCGTCTTGACGACGACGCTGACGGTGTGGGTGCCGCTCGGCGCCGCCACGTCGAACGACCCGTCGAACGCCGTGTCGTTCGGCGTGGCCCGGTGGATGGTCGTCCCGTCGAGACGGACCGACACCACCCGGATCGAGCGGTTTGCGTCGACGGTGACGCCGACGGTCGGGTCGGTCTCGACGAGCGTCGACTCGCCGTCGGGGACCGTCGTTCCGTCGATGGAGACGGTGACCGACGGCGTCGTCGCGGCGGTGCCAAGCGGCGCGACCGCTGCCGTGGCGGCGACGACGAGGAGGAACGCGCACACGAGTCGGACGGCGGTCGATCCCATCGGCGGACCGTGGGGGCGACGGGGTTTCAACATGTGGGCCACCTTCTCAGCGTTGAGAATCGGTGGCGCTGTCGCTCGCTAGCGTGGCGTCCGTCAAAAATCGAATTACTAGCGAGAAGCGGTCGGCGCCTTAGAGGCGGACGACGTTCGTCGCGCGCGGACCCTTGGGGGAGTCCTCGATTTCGAATTCCAGTTCCTGTCCCTCTTCGAGGTCCGGGCCGCCCACGTCTTCCATGTGGAAGAACACGTCGTCGTCCGCGTCCTCAGTTTCGATAAAGCCGTAACCGCCAGTGTCGTTGAAGAAATCAACCGTACCAGTTGCCATTGCAACCTACCCGACGCCCCCTCGACTGATAAGGCTTCCGTGATAGAGCTCACGGCGGCCGACCGCGAACGGATCGCTCGGACGCCCCCGACCGAAGCATTCGTTATCGCTCACCCGGTACGAACGAGGCGTGTGTCGGTACTCGAAGTGTCTCCTGGAGTCGCCTACGCGCTGCTGTTCGGGGTGGCAGGCGCCGTCTGTGCCGTCGGCGCCCGCCACGCCCGACAGGTCGACGACGACGACACCCGTCGTGGGCTAGTCGGCCTCCTCGTGATCAGCGGCGGGTGGGCCATCACCCACGCCGTCCTCCTCGTGGTCCCGACGATCGACCTGAAGACGGCGGTGTATCTGGTCGGGTTGATCCTCGGGTTCGGGACCGTCTTCGCCTGGCTCTACTTCTGCTCGGCGTACACCGACCGGAGCTATCACCGGCGACCGGCCTACCGTCGCGCCGCCGCCGTCCTGTATCTCGTCGTCGTCGCGGTGAAGATCACCAACCCCATCCATCATCTCTACTTCACCACCACGGTCGTCACCGAGCCGTTCGCTCATCTGGCGATCAAGCAGGGCCTGTTTCACTGGGTCGTTATGGGAGTCTCCTACCTGCTCGCCGGGATCGGAATGTTCGCCCTCTTCGAAGCGTTCGCCGAGTCGGAGTACGACGCCACGCCGCTCGCGGGGTTGGTGGCGCTCGCCGGTCTCCCGGTCGTCCTCGACGTCGTCGGCTACGCGACGCCGCTACTGCTCGATATGATCCACGCCCCCATCGGGGTGGCGGGCTTTACCCTCGGCGTCCTCTTCGTCTACGAGGACCGCTTCTTCGCCGTCCAGCTCGCCGGAGGCGTCACGGGGCCGACGGTCTTTCTCGACCGGGACGGGCGGCTCCGCGAATTCAACCACGCGGCGCGGCGACTCTTTCCGGCCATCGACGACGCCGTGGGCGGGCCGGTCGACGCCGTCCCGGCACTGGCTGCGGCGCTCGAAGCGAGCGACGACGTGGCTACCGTCGAGGTGGGCGGCGAGCGTCGTCACTACGTCGTGACCGAGAACCAGTTCGAGGTGGGACAGGGGTCGCTCGGGCGTCTCGTCGTCCTCTCGGACGTAACGCGGATCGAGCGCCAGCGTCGGGAGGTCGAGCGCCACAACCGTCAGCTGAAGGACCTCTCGGAGGGGATGCGCCACGAACTCCGCAACGCCGTGACGGTCGTCCGGGGTAA from Haloplanus salinus encodes:
- a CDS encoding cold-shock protein, whose protein sequence is MATGTVDFFNDTGGYGFIETEDADDDVFFHMEDVGGPDLEEGQELEFEIEDSPKGPRATNVVRL
- a CDS encoding sensor histidine kinase, which produces MSVLEVSPGVAYALLFGVAGAVCAVGARHARQVDDDDTRRGLVGLLVISGGWAITHAVLLVVPTIDLKTAVYLVGLILGFGTVFAWLYFCSAYTDRSYHRRPAYRRAAAVLYLVVVAVKITNPIHHLYFTTTVVTEPFAHLAIKQGLFHWVVMGVSYLLAGIGMFALFEAFAESEYDATPLAGLVALAGLPVVLDVVGYATPLLLDMIHAPIGVAGFTLGVLFVYEDRFFAVQLAGGVTGPTVFLDRDGRLREFNHAARRLFPAIDDAVGGPVDAVPALAAALEASDDVATVEVGGERRHYVVTENQFEVGQGSLGRLVVLSDVTRIERQRREVERHNRQLKDLSEGMRHELRNAVTVVRGNVRRAMRRLEDGDVSDAREALRAATETTDRTTQLMNDFATLAQYGRSVTDPVSVDVREAAQAAWPEEAACAADAALIVEGGGTAAADPARFELLFTRAFEFALDNGASRVAVECDEGGVTITGDGDPPQGDTERYFDYGDAVANTTSGTALPMVRTLTQVHGWDVWIDPDYEDGVRLVVSWAAPRIE